Sequence from the Fictibacillus arsenicus genome:
CAATCAAAAAAGCTAACTACACTTACATTAATGGATGTCTTAGAGAATTTCGGTCATGGTGTATGGATCGCAGCTATTTTATATGTATACGTAGACACAGCTATTGGTAAAGGCGAAGAGTGGTGGGGGTATATTAATGCTGCGTTTTTTGCCGGTATGATGGTTGCGGGTATTGTCGTTTACAGATTCTCGAAAAAAATGGAACCGCATCTGGGATTAGTTATTATGACTTCAACCTTATGTTTGCTCGGTTTAAATTTATGGTTTGGGCTAACTTCGTCTGCATGGGCAGCATTATTGGTATCGTTTATTTTCGGATTTCCTCAGATGGCAAGAGATGTATCGCAAAATACACTCATTCAGCAAACTTATAGAGATAAACAGCTTGCAAAGGTCTATGCGTCACACGGTACACTCGTATATGGTACATTTGGTATTGCAACTTTAGTGCTTGGCTGGTTTGCTGAGGAGTATGGGATTCGTGCGACCTATATGCTTGTCAGCGCCATGTTTTTACTCTCATATATCATTGCGTTTACTAACCGAAAAGTATTACATACAAACAGACAATCAGATGCTTTTCATCAAGCAAATTGATGGTTTCCGGAGACTTCATACCATCATAAGTTGGGAAAACCGCATGTTTTATACTAAAAAGAAAGCACATGTTCTCCTTCAATTTTCCCAATACAAAGCTAGCCAGCTCCCTGTTAAAATAGGATTACACCCACTTTCAAACGAAAGACGGGGAAAATGGTAACAGGAACGGGTGAATGATGTGAAAAAGAAAGTACTTGTCTATTTATATCCGCAATTTAGAGAAGTGGAGATCATGACAACTTTATCTATTATAGGTAAGAAATATGAAGTGCTCCCTTTTTCGCTTTTACCGGGAACAGTTACTAGTGAATGCGGATTAATGATGCAGCCTACGATCAAAATGAAAAATATAAGCCCTATGGATTATGAAATGCTTATTATCCCAGGAGGGAAACAAGCTTTTACTCAAGGTAATCCGAGGCTTTTGCATCTTCTGCAGGTATTTGATCGTGAGGGAATTAAGATAGCGGCGATTGGTAACGGAGCTGCTATTTTAGGACGAGCTGGCATTCTTAACGGCAAATCATATACGATTTCGTTGCGTGAAGAGGAGTTTACAAAGACAGCAAACTGGCTGAATGGCACTTATGTAGCTAAACAGATCGTGGAAGACAAAAACTTATTAACAGCCAAAAGTCATGCTTATATTGACTTTGGGTTAATGATAGGGGACCGTTTGCAATGCTTTGACGGCCTCGAAGAATATAACTTTTTTAAAGGTACGAGTTCTTTTTAACTATGCTCCCCTTTTCGCTCTCTGGTTTAAAACTGGAGAGCGTTTTTTAATGGCAATAATTACTAATTAAATTTTTGATAATAAAAAAAAGTTCATCACTTGACAAAAGTAAGTTAAACTTTTAAGATATAAAAAGAATTAACTTACTAAAAAGAAGTTGATTCTAAACGTGTACTTCAAATACAAATAAAACATATAACTCAAAGGAGAGAACTACTCATGAAAGTACTTTACATCAATTCAAATCCAAAGCCATTAGATCAGTCATTCGGACTTCGTTTAGGGCGTCATTTCTTAAATGAACTTTCTAATCAAAATGAAAACATTGAGATTGAAACAGTTAATCTTTATGAAGAAAATATTCCTTTAATCGATGCAGATGTTCTAGACGCTTGGGGTAAGTTAGCTGCTGGTCTTGAGCTTTCACCATCACAAGTAGAGAAAACAACTCGAATGGGTGAGATTTTAGAGCAATTCCTTTCAGCTGATATGTACGTTTTCAATACGCCTATGTGGAACTTGAGCTATCCGCCAATGCTTAAAGCTTATATCGATAACGTTGTAATGGCTGGAAAGACTTTTAAATACACAGAAAACGGACCACAAGGACTTCTTGGAGAAAAAACAGCTGTACACATTCAATCACGAGGCGGTGTATACTCTGAAGGACCTGCGCAAAGCTTCGAATTTACAAATGGCTACCTTCGAGGAGTAATGGCATTTATCGGGATTACAGATTACCACCATGTATACACAGAAGGCATGGCAGCAGCACCAGATCGTGCTGAAGATATTCTGGATGCAGCAAGAGAGACTGCGTCAGTTTTAGCAAAAGAACTAGTATCTGCTAAAAGAAACGCATAAATTTTACACTGATAACGAACAGTTTTAAGAGGAATTATAAAAAAGGTGTCTGAAGTTTAGACACCTTTTACTGTTTTAAGGAGTGGTGAGAGAATGAACGAAACTTTTAAAGTAATGGAAGAAAGAGCATCAGTAAGACTTTATCAAAAGGATAAAGAGATCCCTAATGAAACTCTTCATAAAATTTTAGAAATGGCAGGAAAGGCTCCATCTGCATGGAATCTTCAGCACTGGCGCTTTATCGTAGTTACTTCACAAGAACAAAAAGAAAAATTGTTTCCGATCGCCTACAATCAAAAGCATGTTCTTGATGCATCTGCAGTGGTAATAGTCGTAGGTGACACAGAAGCCGATAAAGTGGCTGCAGAAGTGTTTGAAAAAGCACCTGAAGAAGCAAGAAACATTTTATTAAAGAATATTAAAAGTGCTTATTCACAAGGACGCCCATTAGGTGAAAGGGAAGCTCTTAAAAATGCTTCACTTGGTGCCATGCAGCTTATGCTGGCGGCAAAAGCTTTAGGGATTGATTCATGTCCGATGACAGGCTTTGATCACGAAGCTATTCTGCCTGCACTTGGTATTCCTGAACGATTCATTCCTGTAATGATGATTACTTTAGGCTATGCAGACGGACCAGCAAAGCCAACGGAACGCTTTGATATTAACCGTTTAATCATGCATGAAAAGTACGAAGAAAAACTTTAAAACGTATGAGCAGTCTATAGTCATATCCATGGCTAAGGCTGCTTTTTTAATTGCAAGATATGCTATTATACAAGTATAAAGTCAATATTTTGAAAAAGGAGCACCTATGAGCACGCTAATGATATCAATACTCATTTCACTTGTGATTATCGTGTTTGTAATCATAATTTTTGCAGCTGCAATAACAAGAGGATATTCATACAAACATACTGTAGACAAATTGGAAGACAATCCTTATTTAAAAAGTAAAAATGATGATGATCAAAAAGAACCAGAAGAAATGAAAAGATAGTCTAGAAAGTCTTAGAGGAGATGGAGCGAAGCATGAATTTTACGATTTCACCTAAGCCGCCATTTGATTTTCAAAAAATGATGAAGCGTTTAACAGTCACTGGAAAGACGCATGTTTTAAAACTTTCTGATGATTTTACACAGTATGAAAAAATTGTTCATATTGAAAATGTATCTTGCTACGTGAAAATTAACGCAGAAGGTTCTGTTGAGAAACCGCTTCTTAGGTGTCAGGTCATACCGATAGACGGAAAAGTTTCAGAATCAAAAGCAAAGATGAAAATTCAACAGCTCTTCTCTACAGAAATAGATCTATCACCACTTTATGACCATTTTTCTGATCATAAAGAATTAGGTTTAGTGCTTAACCGTTTTAAAGGTTTGAAGCTTTTAACTGAAACCGATCTTTTCGAAGCTATTATTAAAATCATAATCGGCCAGCAAGTAAACTTAACGTTTGCGGGTACATTAACAGAACGACTGATCAAGCTTGCCGGGAAAGAGATAGAGGTAGAAGGGAATGTCTTTCAAATTTTTCCTTTGCCAGAAAGGACTGCAAAATTAACTTATGAAGATCTGCGAGAACTTCAGTTCAGCCAGCGGAAAGCAGAATATATCATAGACCTTGCACGAATGATAACTGATGGCAAACTCGATTTAGAAGCTTTGTGGAATAAGTCTGATGAGGAGATTATTAAAATACTTCTTCCAATCAGAGGGATCGGGAAGTGGACGATCGAGTGTCTATTGATCTTCGGAATGGGCCGTCCTGATATTCTGCCTGCTGCAGATATCGGATTAAGGAATGCAGTTCGTAACATCTGGAGTCTCGAAAATCAGCCTTCTGAAGATGAAGTTCGACAATTTGCTGAAGACTGGAAACCGTGGAGA
This genomic interval carries:
- a CDS encoding DNA-3-methyladenine glycosylase family protein, with the translated sequence MNFTISPKPPFDFQKMMKRLTVTGKTHVLKLSDDFTQYEKIVHIENVSCYVKINAEGSVEKPLLRCQVIPIDGKVSESKAKMKIQQLFSTEIDLSPLYDHFSDHKELGLVLNRFKGLKLLTETDLFEAIIKIIIGQQVNLTFAGTLTERLIKLAGKEIEVEGNVFQIFPLPERTAKLTYEDLRELQFSQRKAEYIIDLARMITDGKLDLEALWNKSDEEIIKILLPIRGIGKWTIECLLIFGMGRPDILPAADIGLRNAVRNIWSLENQPSEDEVRQFAEDWKPWRTYITYYLWESLNQTPEVVDHT
- a CDS encoding FMN-dependent NADH-azoreductase, with product MKVLYINSNPKPLDQSFGLRLGRHFLNELSNQNENIEIETVNLYEENIPLIDADVLDAWGKLAAGLELSPSQVEKTTRMGEILEQFLSADMYVFNTPMWNLSYPPMLKAYIDNVVMAGKTFKYTENGPQGLLGEKTAVHIQSRGGVYSEGPAQSFEFTNGYLRGVMAFIGITDYHHVYTEGMAAAPDRAEDILDAARETASVLAKELVSAKRNA
- a CDS encoding nitroreductase family protein → MNETFKVMEERASVRLYQKDKEIPNETLHKILEMAGKAPSAWNLQHWRFIVVTSQEQKEKLFPIAYNQKHVLDASAVVIVVGDTEADKVAAEVFEKAPEEARNILLKNIKSAYSQGRPLGEREALKNASLGAMQLMLAAKALGIDSCPMTGFDHEAILPALGIPERFIPVMMITLGYADGPAKPTERFDINRLIMHEKYEEKL
- the ytzI gene encoding YtzI protein, whose amino-acid sequence is MSTLMISILISLVIIVFVIIIFAAAITRGYSYKHTVDKLEDNPYLKSKNDDDQKEPEEMKR
- a CDS encoding DJ-1/PfpI family protein — protein: MKKKVLVYLYPQFREVEIMTTLSIIGKKYEVLPFSLLPGTVTSECGLMMQPTIKMKNISPMDYEMLIIPGGKQAFTQGNPRLLHLLQVFDREGIKIAAIGNGAAILGRAGILNGKSYTISLREEEFTKTANWLNGTYVAKQIVEDKNLLTAKSHAYIDFGLMIGDRLQCFDGLEEYNFFKGTSSF